A genome region from Trichoderma asperellum chromosome 7, complete sequence includes the following:
- a CDS encoding uncharacterized protein (SECRETED:SignalP(1-18)~BUSCO:EOG092D3NQF~TransMembrane:1 (n3-13c18/19o412-430i)), producing MRFSVPLAALLGAGLTEAQYLISELSFGYAGRISPADNPGVIPNFVVSGQPNKPEILSSKVILTPVAPGNARGAIWSEQPLKHSNFIVDVDFRASGPDRAGGNFNIWLANHGKDIGAKSVYSAGRFEGLVLVVDSHGGQGGMLRGFLNDGSVDYSQHHSVDQLAFGHCQYSYRNLGRPSQIKMRQTSTGFRVQIDGKTCFETDRVSLPTGYDVGVTASTPDNPDSFEIFKMVVMSDTSSHDTNSNNGDNNYNNNNNNNDNNNNNDNNDRSNFAYQKKSTSGDESFVEVADQEADVFQTSKAQFQDLHNRLQGTNHQLSSVYRSVSRHHQMDEQRHNEIKDLLATLQSKVELLDELSSFRQRIISLENEVRNMNNELHKKLQDNERSVQGALRVHHNSLTQRVAESVPGHGKLIAVIIGTQVVLVVGYVLYKRRRANSPKKYL from the exons ATGCGATTCTCCGTGCCGCTGGCTGCCCTCTTGGGTGCCGGCCTTACTGAGGCCCAGTACCTCATCAGCGAGCTGAGTTTTGGATATGCAGGGCG AATAAGCCCCGCAGACAACCCTGGCGTCATCCCCAACTTTGTCGTCTCTGGCCAGCCGAACAAACCCGAGATCCTCTCCAGCAAGGTCATCCTCACCCCCGTTGCGCCAGGCAATGCGCGCGGTGCGATATGGAGCGAGCAGCCCTTGAAACACTCGAATTTCATTGTCGATGTCGACTTTCGTGCTAGTGGCCCCGATCGAGCTGGAGGCAACTTCAATATCTGGCTGGCAAACCATGGCAAAGACATTGGCGCCAAGAGCGTCTACAGCGCCGGCAGGTTTGAGGGACTGGTGCTGGTGGTTGATTCGCATGGCGGCCAAGGCGGAATGCTCCGTGGCTTCCTCAACGATGGATCTGTGGACTACTCGCAGCACCACAGCGTGGATCAGCTGGCCTTTGGCCACTGCCAGTATAGCTACCGCAACTTGGGCCGTCCATCGCAGATCAAGATGCGCCAGACGTCAACCGGCTTCCGTGTTCAGATTGATGGCAAAACTTGCTTTGAGACTGACCGGGTCAGCTTGCCCACGGGATACGATGTCGGTGTGACAGCCTCCACTCCGGACAACCCCGACTCTTTTGAGATTTTCAAGATGGTGGTCATGTCGGATACCTCTAGCCACGACACCAATTCTAACAACGGTGATAACAACtataacaacaacaataacaacaacgataataacaacaacaatgatAACAATGACCGCAGCAACTTTGCTTACCAGAAGAAGTCTACCAGTGGCGATGAGTCCTTTGTGGAAGTGGCTGACCAAGAGGCCGACGTCTTCCAGACCTCCAAGGCACAGTTTCAGGACCTGCACAACCGTCTCCAGGGCACCAACCATCAGCTCTCATCGGTCTACCGCTCCGTCTCCCGTCATCACCAGATGGATGAGCAGCGCCACAATGAGATCAAGGATCTGCTTGCCACTCTGCAGAGCAAGGTCGAGCTGCTTGATgagctctcttctttcaGGCAACGCATTATTTCGCTGGAGAACGAGGTGCGCAACATGAACAATGAGTTACACAAGAAGCTCCAGGACAACGAGCGATCGGTACAGGGCGCCCTGAGGGTCCACCACAACTCTTTGACACAGAGAGTCGCGGAGAGCGTTCCTGGACATGGAAAGCTGATTGCTGTGATTATCGGAACGCAGGTTGTTTTGGTGGTGGGCTATGTGCTGTACAAGCGACGAAGAGCGAATTCGCCAAAGAAGTACTTGTGA
- a CDS encoding uncharacterized protein (EggNog:ENOG41), translating into MNSYYATISPARDLRFTGVVPRDEPFKQGLASHYTISRDETSLGTSGEDKLQVLRTGGENKQYQQRGVIPDGLEFKTEELKSSSAQLWARLKSQQQALQDQRADFTNLSDSIRRKVSSSMPVSKKGPLSYPLEMGSGLESSMLPANQHDTSGASFNIVNAPSQPDSLAVFLHEKIRALQSENEALRRQEGKPVANFEVFHCILNQEGEETYLEKPYWAVTGDELQLKAHSLILYPDAYIRYKSPAFIVYRYYSRDKGMATDNAEALRQNKIPDPTPTNEVIRLVSEDMKRAMKAFIKNNENSKKKPPSVLLKQDMQSPYHWWYYYRNQPNIFDSLSQGQSELIRTLTNWIDANYNEIYSQVDKQFEHGMVSEISISFLIEPGDILIDKDEDCIEAYLAVSWLGNDKPNAVRDHLSKRSSSDSGNISQRKRSQQQWGVDVWSYKYDGKFYRAKKRLNIRLDTDTTNTEIPILDLRIFPLRFAPHELRESLERRGKVFWSCRYRKYISYANKEKNRDHATGERYMIDYPTYRALHPGSGDKRFSTHESKAQLAFREQETPSYPDIYLLPRTILGFSLRRKKWEDLNVDLIQEVSWNKDAFNHLVADPETKELVQALVSNKVAAERGTDLMQNKGNGLIMLLHGGPGTGKTFTAESVAEIAEKPLYPVTCGDIGINPEDVEKYLESVFHLGKIWGCVVLLDEAEVFLEQRSLNELARNALVSVFLRALEYYDGILILTTNRVGTFDEAFKSRIQLALHYEPLSQSQRAQIWRNFFRHLKALKEDNINYDDVESYIGELSEREMNGRQIRNVITTARQWAQFQGRTMAASHLKYAIKVTGKFDTYIKEVKEGFSDEQIARGDGVR; encoded by the exons ATGAATTCATATTATGCGACAATAAGCCCGGCGCGCGATCTCCGCTTTACTGGTGTTGTACCCCGAGACGAGCCCTTCAAGCAGGGTCTCGCGAGCCATTACACAATCTCCAGAGATGAGACTTCATTGGGGACCTCTGGGGAAGATAAACTCCAGGTCTTACGAACAGGGGGAGAGAATAAGCAGTATCAACAGCGGGGGGTTATACCAGATGGATTGGAGTTTAAGACTGAGGAGTTAAAATCTTCATCGGCTCAGTTGTGGGCGCGCCTCAAATCGCAACAGCAAGCGTTACAAGACCAAAGGGCAGACTTTACAAATCTAAGTGATTCAATTCGCCGCAAAGTATCGAGCTCAATGCCCGTGTCCAAAAAAGGTCCCTTGAGTTATCCTTTGGAGATGGGGAGTGGACTCGAATCCAGCATGCTACCCGCCAATCAACATGACACTAGCGGTGCAAGTTTTAATATTGTCAATGCTCCAAGCCAACCTGATTCTTTGGCTGTATTTCTACATGAAAAAATCAGAGCACTCCAAAGCGAGAATGAGGCGCTGCGGCGACAAGAAGGTAAACCTGTCGCCAATTTCGAGGTTTTCCACTGCATTTTAAACCAAGAAGGGGAAGAGACCTATCTTGAGAAGCCATACTGGGCTGTAACTGGCGATGAGCTCCAGCTGAAAGCGCATTCACTGATACTATATCCTGATGCATATATCCGATATAAGTCTCCTGCATTTATTGTTTATCGCTATTACTCGAGAGATAAAGGGATGGCGACAGACAACGCCGAAGCTCTGCGACAAAATAAGATTCCCGATCCAACTCCCACAAATGAGGTCATACGACTCGTCTCAGAGGATATGAAGAGAGCCATGAAGGCATTTATCAAGAATAACGAGAACTCGAAAAAGAAACCTCCCAGTGTTTTATTGAAGCAAGATATGCAATCACCATACCATTGGTGGTATTATTACCGAAACCAACCAAATATCTTTGACAGTCTATCACAGGGTCAATCGGAGCTTATTCGGACTCTAACGAACTGGATAGATGCCAATTACAATGAGATTTACAGTCAAGTCGATAAGCAATTCGAGCACGGAATGGTTTCAGAAATCTCTATCAGTTTCCTGATTGAGCCTGGAGACATTTTAATCGATAAGGATGAAGACTGTATCGAAGCGTATCTAGCAGTATCTTGGCTTGGCAATGATAAACCCAATGCTGTGAGAGACCATCTTTCAAAACGCTCTTCAAGCGACTCAGGCAATATCTCGCAACGAAAAAGGTCTCAACAACAATGGGGAGTTGATGTGTGGTCATATAAATACGATGGCAAGTTCTACCGAGCCAAGAAAAGACTGAATATAAGACTTGATACAGATACAACAAATACAGAAATTCCAATTCTGGATTTGAGGATATTTCCTCTTCGATTCGCCCCGCATGAGCTGCGTGAATCTCTGGAGCGGCGAGGGAAAGTTTTTTGGAGCTGTCGATACAGGAAATATATTTCGTATGccaataaagaaaagaatagagaTCATGCT ACCGGAGAGCGCTATATGATAGACTATCCTACCTATCGAGCGCTACATCCTGGATCTGGAGATAAACGGTTTTCGACGCATGAATCCAAAGCACAATTGGCATTCAGAGAGCAAGAAACCCCATCTTATCCTGATATATATCTACTACCTCGGACGATTCTTGGCTTCAGTCTACGACGGAAAAAATGGG AAGACCTCAACGTCGATCTAATTCAAGAAGTATCGTGGAATAAAGACGCTTTTAATCACCTTGTCGCAGACCCTGAAACAAAGGAATTGGTTCAGGCCCTCGTCTCAAATAAGGTTGCGGCAGAGAGAGGAACCGACCTGATGCAGAACAAAGGCAATGGCCTAATCATGCTTCTCCATGGAGGGCCAGGGACAGGCAAGACCTTCACGGCCGAGAGCGTGGCTGAGATAGCCGAGAAGCCTCTCTACCCTGTCACTTGCGGCGATATTGGAATCAACCCAGAAGATGTTGAGAAATACCTAGAGTCAGTCTTTCATCTTGGCAAAATCTGGGGATGCGTCGTCTTGTTGGACGAGGCAGAGGTGTTTCTAGAGCAGCGCTCTCTCAACGAGTTGGCGCGCAATGCTCTCGTCTCCGTCTTTCTCCGCGCATTAGAATATTACGACGGCATCCTCATCCTGACAACGAACCGCGTCGGCACCTTCGACGAGGCCTTCAAGTCGCGCATACAGCTGGCTCTGCACTACGAGCCACTGAGTCAATCACAACGAGCGCAAATTTGGCGCAATTTCTTCCGCCATCTCAAGGCCCTTAAAGAGGACAATATCAACTATGACGACGTCGAGAGCTACATCGGTGAGCTATCGGAGCGGGAGATGAATGGGCGACAGATACGCAATGTCATTACCACTGCCCGGCAGTGGGCTCAGTTCCAAGGCAGGACGATGGCAGCGAGCCATTTGAAGTATGCCATTAAGGTGACTGGCAAGTTTGACACTTATATTAAGGAGGTAAAGGAGGGGTTCTCAGATGAACAAATTGCCAGAGGAGATGGAGTGCGATAG
- a CDS encoding uncharacterized protein (MEROPS:MER0001733): MMEDLDFSFILDDEFDAVTIARRDDFETWKTKKYPAKVHARRVAKELDISDGIIYLPGRATENYEDSDQPPPLRQRRYFFYLTGANFHDCFVTYEIRADTLTLWIPYVEPRQVLWFGSTPDAAKAKQLYDVDDVRYSTQLDKFFESRFSSSTQLFVLHPDQTPTKAKELKFKINDWKLQPAMNNARCIKDEYEIAMIRRANEVSSAGHRKVAEMLLRLSNEREIEAIFQAVTTARGARSQAYPVIAGSGVNASTLHYEDNDQPLKGKELVILDAGCEWNCYASDITRTLPIKGQFSANGAAVYKIVQQMQEECIAAVKPGIKFYQLHLHAAAVGLKGLHKLGILKGDIVEIAKAGTITAFFPHGLGHHVGLEVHDVAGNLPLMILVNLGLDGGKRDMISADMLKAMRMYDEELVPSRLKSGKERQVLKPNMIVTVEPGIYFCREYIEGYYLSNPDHAKFIDKNVLESYYSVGGVRIEDDILVTEDGYENLTTAPKGEEMISVINAREGKQ; this comes from the exons ATGATGGAAGACCTCGACTTCAGCTTCATCCTTGATGACGAGTTTGATGCAGT TACAATAGCGAGAAGGGATGATTTCGAGACTTGGAAGACTAAGAAATACCCTG CCAAGGTGCATGCGCGCAGAGTCGCCAAGGAGCTGGACATTAGCGACGGCATCATTTATCTGCCTGGCCGAGCGACTGAAAACTACGAAGATTCGGaccagccgccgccgttgaGACAGCGCAGATA CTTCTTCTATCTCACCGGCGCAAACTTCCATGACTGCTTCGTCACATATGAGATCCGCGCAGACACCCTCACCCTCTGGATCCCTTACGTCGAGCCCCGCCAGGTCCTCTGGTTCGGCTCAACGCCCGACGCTGCCAAGGCGAAGCAGCTCTACGACGTCGATGATGTGCGCTACTCAACTCAGCTGGACAAGTTCTTCGAGTCGCGCTTCTCCTCATCGACCCAGCTGTTTGTCCTGCATCCGGACCAGACGCCAACGAAGGCTAAAGAGTTGAAATTCAAGATCAACGACTGGAAGCTCCAGCCTGCCATGAACAATGCGCGATGCATCAAAGATGAGTATGAGATTGCCATGATTCGCCGTGCCAATGAGGTTTCCAGCGCGGGACATCGAAAAGTAGCTGAAATGCTTCTGCGTCTTTCCAATGAGCGCGAGATTGAGGCTATTTTCCAGGCTGTGACCACTGCGCGGGGAGCTCGCTCGCAGGCTTATCCCGTGATTGCGGGTTCGGGCGTGAATGCCTCAACGCTGCACTATGAGGATAATGACCAGCCTCTAAAGGGCAAGGAGCTGGTCATTCTTGATGCGGGATGCGAATGGAATTGCTATGCTAGCGACATTACTCGTACGCTGCCTATCAAGGGCCAATTCTCAGCCAACGGCGCGGCTGTATACAAAATCGTCCAGCAGATGCAGGAAGAATGCATCGCTGCCGTCAAGCCCGGCATCAAATTCTACCAGCTGCATCTCCACGCTGCGGCGGTTGGCCTTAAGGGTCTCCATAAGCTCGGTATCTTGAAGGGCGACATTGTTGAGATTGCCAAGGCCGGCACCATCACTGCATTCTTCCCACACGGGCTGGGTCACCACGTCGGCCTGGAGGTGCACGACGTCGCAGGCAATTTGCCACTGATGATTCTCGTAAACCTGGGCCTGGATGGCGGAAAGCGCGATATGATTTCTGCAGATATGCTGAAAGCCATGAGGATGtatgatgaagagctggTGCCTTCGCGCCTGAAGTCGGGTAAGGAGAGGCAGGTCCTGAAGCCAAACATGATTGTTACCGTTGAGCCGGGCAT CTACTTCTGCCGAGAGTACATCGAGGGCTACTACCTCAGCAACCCAGATCACGCCAAGTTCATCGACAAGAATGTCCTCGAGAGCTACTATAGCGTTGGAGGTGTTCGTATCGAAGACGACATTCTTGTTACTGAGGATGGATACGAGAACTTGACGACGGCGCCAAAGGGCGAGGAGATGATTAGTGTTATTAATGCAAGGGAGGGTAAACAGTAG
- the ALG8 gene encoding glycosyl transferase (TransMembrane:10 (i7-26o98-119i131-151o179-203i224-245o361-379i386-403o409-426i447-467o473-499i)~CAZy:GT57), whose translation MAESYPTLTQCALVAAAFKVLLFPAYKSTDFEVHRNWLAITNSLPLSQWYYENTSEWTLDYPPFFAYFEWLLAHLARLVDPAMVRIINLNYDSWETVYFQRFSVIITELLLVYALQMFIDSSSLPTRRAAQAAALSVILSPGLLIIDHIHFQYNGAMYGILVASLVLARCKSTLLQSGLLFGALLCFKHIYSYLGPAYFVFLLRTYCLSSKSIFRIKFLNCVKLGLGLGGIFAAAFGPFALMGQIPQVLSRLFPFSRGLCHAYWAPNVWALYSLADRVLIYFAPKLGLPLNAEALNSVTRGLVGDTAFAVLPEISPRTCLVLTLLSQALPLIKLFRRPTWENFIGAVTLCGYSSFLFSWHVHEKAILLVIIPFSLIALTDRRHLSAFRPLIVAGYVSLFPLLFTPAEFPIKTIYTVFWLVLFLIAFDRLAPASNKPRVFLLDRFSTLYIAISIPLIAYTSLFHQIIFGKRLEFLPLMFTSSYAAIGVVGSWVGYMVVYYTS comes from the exons ATGGCCGAGTCGTACCCAACTTTGACGCAGTGCGCGCTGGTGGCCGCCGCGTTCAAGGTGCTCCTGTTCCCGGCCTA CAAATCAACCGATTTCGAAGTTCACCGCAACTGGCTCGCCATTACCAACAGCCTCCCCTTGTCGCAATGGTACTACGAGAACACCTCAGAATGGACCCTCGACTACCCTCCCTTCTTCGCCTACTTCGAGTGGCTTCTGGCCCATCTCGCGCGACTAGTGGACCCGGCTATGGTGCGAATAATCAACCTCAACTACGATAGCTGGGAGACAGTCTATTTCCAAAGATTCTCTGTCATTATAACCGAGCTGCTCTTGGTGTACGCCCTGCAGATGTTTATCGACTCGTCGTCCCTGCCGACGAGGAGGGCTGCTCAGGCCGCTGCGCTGTCCGTCATCTTGTCGCCCGGACTGCTCATCATCGATCATATCCACTTTCAGTATAACGGCGCCATGTACGGCATCCTTGTGGCATCCTTGGTGTTGGCGCGCTGCAAGTCTACGTTACTGCAGAGTGGCCTGCTTTTTGGCGCGCTCCTGTGCTTCAAACACATCTACTCTTACCTTGGGCCGGCCTACTTTGTCTTCCTTCTGAGGACATACTGCCTATCATCGAAATCCATCTTCCGAATCAAGTTCCTGAATTGCGTCAAGCTTGGACTTGGACTTGGAGGAATATTTGCGGCTGCCTTTGGGCCATTTGCGCTGATGGGGCAGATCCCCCAAGTTCTCAGCCGCTTGTTTCCATTTTCTCGCGGTCTGTGCCATGCCTACTGGGCACCCAACGTCTGGGCGCTTTATTCCCTGGCTGATCGGGTTTTGATTTACT TTGCGCCAAAGCTGGGACTGCCATTAAATGCCGAAGCTCTAAACAGCGTCACTCGTGGCTTGGTCGGCGACACTGCCTTTGCAGTTCTGCCCGAGATTAGCCCCAGGACGTGTCTCGTCTTGACGCTATTGTCTCAAGCCCTGCCCCTGATCAAGCTGTTTAGACGGCCTACCTGGGAAAATTTTATCGGAGCTGTGACGCTATGCGGATATTCGTCGTTCCTTTTTAGCTGGCATGTGCATGAAAAGGCAATTCTCTTGGTCATCATTCCCTTTAGCCTGATTGCCTTGACGGATCGACGGCACCTCAGTGCATTCCGACCGCTGATCGTGGCAGGATATGTGTCTCTTTTCCCGTTGCTTTTCACTCCCGCAGAGTTCCCGATCAAGACGATATATACAGTCTTCTGGTTGGTGCTATTCCTCATTGCCTTTGATCGCCTGGCACCCGCATCGAATAAGCCACGCGTATTCCTCTTGGACCGGTTCAGCACGCTTTATATCGCAATAAGCATCCCCCTGATTGCGTATACCTCCCTGTTCCACCAAATCATATTTGGGAAGCGACTAGAGTTTCTTCCCTTGATGTTTACGAGTTCCTACGCGGCGATAGGAGTGGTGGGCAGCTGGGTGGGATATATGGTTGTGTATTATACATCGTGA
- a CDS encoding uncharacterized protein (EggNog:ENOG41), with the protein MAQFTQPTSRDDFHVAVICALPSEADAVTLLFDQFWDEEGDQFGRTSGDNNTYITGRLGKHNVVLAVLPGMGTNTAASATANLRSSYCSLKLVFLVGICGGVPKIADYDVFLGDVVVSKAIVQYDFGRQYPGHFEVKKNVEDSLGRANKDIRGMLAVFETELMRDRLQTKSAMYLKQLQSAAAKKRRRAKYQYPGIAENRLYLPAYVHRHVKSCDICSECDSTCELAAMTSCADLGCEAAKLVKQDMPFEDDSNFSSTIFIGRIGSGNTVMKSGEIRDWIAKKHNLIAFEMEGAGAWDEVPCLVVKGVCDYADSHKNKRWQDFAAATAASVMKAILDRYIVTDGGQRPVAAQLNGGGQGKGNSTRSISGNTFGDNVRIVQGDMTWNGT; encoded by the exons ATGGCTCAATTCACGCAGCCCACAAGTCGAGACGACTTTCACGTGGCCGTAATATGTGCCTTGCCGAGCGAGGCCGATGCCGTCACGCTGCTCTTTGATCAGTTCTGGGACGAAGAGGGGGATCAGTTTGGCCGAACAAGCGGCGACAACAACACTTACATAACTGGCCGACTCGGCAAACACAATGTGGTTCTCGCCGTGCTCCCAGGCATGGGAACCAACACCGCAGCATCTGCGACCGCAAATTTACGGTCCAGCTACTGTAGCCTCAAGCTCGTTTTTCTTGTCGGCATCTGCGGCGGCGTGCCCAAAATCGCAGACTACGATGTGTTTCTGGGCGACGTGGTCGTAAGCAAGGCGATTGTCCAGTACGACTTTGGTCGACAGTATCCCGGGCATTTCgaagtgaagaagaatgttGAAGACAGCCTTGGGAGGGCAAACAAGGATATCCGCGGGATGCTGGCCGTCTTTGAAACGGAGCTTATGAGAGACAGGCTGCAAACCAAGTCGGCAATGTACttgaagcagctgcaaagcGCTGCTGCGAAGAAGCGGCGACGAGCAAAATACCAGTATCCGGGAATCGCTGAGAACAGGCTGTATTTGCCGGCGTACGTTCATCGGCACGTAAAATCATGCGACATCTGCAGTGAATGCGACAGCACTTGCGAGTTGGCTGCCATGACATCTTGCGCCGATCTTGGGTGCGAAGCGGCCAAGCTTGTCAAGCAGGACATGCCCTTTGAAGACGACAGCAACTTTAGCTCCACCATCTTTATTGGACGGATAGGCTCCGGCAACACTGTGATGAAGAGCGGGGAAATCCGCGACTGGATTGCCAAAAAGCATAATCTCATTGCCTTCGAGATGGAGGGCGCTGGAGCGTGGGATGAAGTCCCGTGCCTGGTGGTCAAGGGCGTTTGCGACTATGCGGATAGCCATAAGAATAAGCGATGGCAAGACTTTGcggctgctactgctgcgaGTGTGATGAAGGCCATTTTAGACCGCTATATTGTAACTGATGGGGGTCAACGTCCAGttgcagctcagctcaatggtggtg GTCAGGGTAAAGGGAATAGCACTCGGAGCATTTCTGGAAATACATTTGGCGACAATGTGCGGATCGTTCAAGGCGATATGACTTGGAATGGAACTTGA
- a CDS encoding uncharacterized protein (EggNog:ENOG41) → MAFTDNFQQWYTSESHEKSGAIDSESSSSVAEEAFQAAVKQLTEGGSQGTHVRRILQNAASLQDIQEVVGKSMRVYEARGKNPKTIEWLRRTATSIVHYSNVFDVFVPQNPQYVSFAWGAVKFLFTAAAEHENTTQLLAKSIAQIAESLPRVHLSSDLYPMPQMKIALEALYASILSFLLKAYDWYNEGKISHFLHSFTRPLHRVHADLVDEIAAKSRKIDKLAGSASQAELRVMHKRIADIQAQLQLVTASQSEPRDLHNIFAAIQSQLHLSDTKMDDIVKKMTSYHAIQSSTMLDTNQRVSDLQISQILTHLSNVPLDDPLKSLQYHVFFRKRRAQGTAFSTVTNPFWLSSRFHSLFSTEDSALAVIKGNFACRQVLQDFCVDVIEDLRSSNIPTLWVLKKAATPNNAQTQFSIMDLLKYLIVQALKLNEGLKTEKTMAWRCAQFQRAATAAELFQLLVAVLNGLGRQVYLVIDMETVEETLQSLDGFNIVSAFLQSFHASHSPNTRLKVIIVRYRVTSSEMQLDGDAALAILPVRSLGRGRQQGKEVRHNVKNAVRRGIAKRRN, encoded by the exons ATGGCGTTCACAGACAATTTTCAGCAATGGTATACTTCTGAAAGTCATGAAAAATCTGGCGCTATCGATTCCGAATCTTCATCTAGCGTGGCTGAAGAAGCGTTCCAAGCCGCTGTCAAACAACTTACAGAAGGCGGCAGTCAAGGGACACATGTAAGACGCATTCTTCAAAACGCTGCATCCCTACAGGATATTCAAGAGGTGGTGGGCAAATCCATGCGTGTGTATGAGGCTAGAGGAAAAAATCCAAAGACCATAGAATGGCTTCGCAGAACTGCGACAAGCATCGTCCACTATTCGAATGTATTTGATGTGTTTGTTCCACAGAATCCTCAATATGTATCGTTTGCCTGGGGAGCCGTGAAATTTCTATTCACG GCGGCTGCTGAGCATGAAAATACCACTCAGTTGTTAGCAAAGTCCATCGCCCAAATTGCAGAGAGTCTCCCACGAGTCCATCTTTCATCAGACCTTTATCCAATGCCTCAGATGAAAATAGCCCTGGAAGCGCTATACGCGTCGATTCTTAGCTTCCTGCTAAAAGCCTACGACTGGTATAACGAGGGCAAAATTTCGCACTTCCTTCATAGCTTCACAAGGCCTTTGCATCGTGTTCATGCTGATCTGGTTGATGAAATCGCGGCAAAGTCTCGAAAAATCGATAAATTAGCCGGTTCAGCATCACAAGCTGAACTTCGTGTAATGCATAAAAGAATAGCAGATATTCAGGCTCAGCTGCAATTAGTCACAGCATCACAGTCTGAACCTCGCGACCTGCATAACATATTCGCAGCTATTCAATCCCAACTGCATTTATCCGATACAAAGATGGATGACATTGTTAAGAAGATGACAT CATATCACGCCATCCAATCAAGTACCATGCTAGATACCAACCAAAGAGTCTCAGATCTTCAAATATCACAAATACTCACCCACCTATCAAATGTTCCGCTTGATGACCCGCTGAAAAGCCTCCAGTATCATGTATTCTTTAGGAAACGAAGAGCTCAGGGAACAGCCTTTTCCACAGTCACAAATCCATTCTGGCTCTCTTCTCGATTCCACTCACTATTCTCCACAGAAGACTCGGCCCTCGCCGTAATAAAGGGAAATTTCGCCTGTCGGCAAGTGTTGCAGGATTTCTGCGTCGATGTCATTGAAGACTTAAGAAGTTCTAATATACCGACTCTCTGGGTGCTAAAGAAAGCTGCGACGCCTAATAATGCGCAAACTCAATTCTCCATCATGGACTTGCTTAAATACCTGATAGTCCAAGCGCTCAAGCTTAACGAGGGCTTAAAAACGGAGAAAACAATGGCCTGGCGTTGCGCACAGTTTCAGAGAGCTGCTACCGCTGCTGAATTATTTCAACTTTTGGTGGCGGTGTTGAATGGCCTTGGCCGACAGGTTTACCTGGTGATCGATATGGAGACAGTAGAAGAGACTTTGCAAAGCCTAGATGGCTTTAACATCGTGTCTGCCTTTCTGCAGTCATTTCATGCTTCCCATTCTCCGAATACACGACTCAAAGTCATTATTGTACGGTACAGAGTGACTTCATCTGAGATGCAATTagatggtgatgctgctttgGCAATTCTCCCGGTTAGATCATTAGGGCGAGGCAGAcaacaaggcaaagaagtcCGGCACAACGTTAAGAATGCGGTTCGGCGCGGAATTGCGAAGCGGAGAAATTGA
- a CDS encoding uncharacterized protein (EggNog:ENOG41), which translates to MVDEEEREDHVRTPEVSPNKDAGPMKLEKVIRGPGALPSLASPSAIVRNNRSESKSPSTVISRSSSFQDNPLNENDYPPMPRPKIGERHQPCAICTMPIDLSTLTESAWKTHIDQDIDPYVCISEDCIEPLQYFTSLQSWMDHMLRRHSINWSEQIHTRNGIATLITTKTRWNLKQKQSI; encoded by the exons ATggtggatgaggaagagcgcGAGGACCATGTAAGGACGCCAGAGGTGTCCCCTAACAAGGACGCGGGGCCcatgaagctggagaaggtcATCCGAGGTCCTGGTGCGCTTCCTTCTCTAGCCTCACCTTCTGCAATAGTTCGCAACAATCGGTCAGAGTCAAAGTCTCCAAGCACAGTCATTAGCAGAAGCTCGTCTTTTCAAGACAACCCGCTTAATGAGAATGACTATCCCCCTATGCCGAGGCCAAAAATCGGGGAAAGACATCAGCCTTGCGCAATCTGTACCATGCCTATAGACTTGTCAACTCTAACAGAGAGTGCTTGGAA GACTCATATTGACCAAGACATCGATCCCTATGTCTGTATTTCTGAGGACTGCATTGAGCCTCTTCAATACTTCACTAGCTTGCAATCCTGGATGGATCATATGCTAAGGCGGCATTCAATTAATTGGTCGGAACAAATTCACACGAGAAATGGTATTGCGACCTTGATCACAACGAAGACCCGCTGGAATTTGAAACAAAAACAGAGTATTTAA